One part of the Lotus japonicus ecotype B-129 chromosome 2, LjGifu_v1.2 genome encodes these proteins:
- the LOC130738313 gene encoding 1-aminocyclopropane-1-carboxylate oxidase homolog 1-like yields the protein MELDAGYDSRKAKVQAFDDSKVGVKGLLDSGVTKIPPMFYSPKLDPIETETSLSDSNLSIPIIDLQDRHVEVVDQIQSACKKWGFFQVINHGIPADVLDEMISGIRRFHEQDAEARKLFYSRDSNKKVRYFSNGKLFRDFAASWRDTIAFVANPDPPNPQDLPAVFRDIVAEYSKQVKALGMTIFGLLSEALGLNPSYLNEMDCAEALYIMGQYYPECPEPELTMGIPKHTDCDFMTILVQDQKGGLQVLHENQWVNVPPVHGALVVNIGDILQLMTNDMFISVYHRVLLRNIGPRVSVASFFMNFTISECTSKIYGPIKELLSEENPPVYRDVTMKEILTNYYAKGIDGNLLATFKVVKENIRYWIGSP from the exons ATGGAGTTAGATGCAGGATATGACAGTAGGAAAGCCAAAGTTCAAGCCTTTGATGACTCAAAAGTGGGTGTGAAAGGCCTCTTAGATTCTGGGGTGACAAAGATCCCACCCATGTTTTATTCTCCTAAGTTGGACCCCATTGAAACTGAGACCTCACTAAGTGATTCCAACTTGAGCATCCCAATCATTGATCTTCAAGATAGGCATGTTGAAGTGGTTGACCAGATCCAGAGTGCATGCAAGAAGTGGGGATTTTTCCAAGTGATCAATCATGGTATTCCAGCTGATGTTTTGGATGAGATGATCAGTGGAATCCGCAGGTTTCATGAACAAGATGCTGAAGCAAGGAAGCTCTTTTACTCTCGTGATAGCAATAAGAAAGTTAGATATTTCTCTAATGGAAAGCTGTTCAGAGACTTTGCTGCTAGCTGGAGGGATACAATTGCTTTTGTTGCAAATCCTGATCCTCCAAATCCACAAGATTTACCAGCAGTTTTCAG GGATATTGTGGCTGAATATTCCAAACAAGTTAAAGCACTCGGAATGACAATCTTTGGGCTCTTGTCAGAAGCTCTTGGCCTTAATCCTTCTTACCTTAATGAAATGGACTGCGCTGAAGCACTTTATATTATGGGTCAATACTATCCAGAATGCCCTGAACCTGAATTAACTATGGGCATTCCAAAGCACACTGATTGCGATTTCATGACAATACTTGTGCAAGATCAGAAGGGTGGTCTTCAAGTTCTACATGAGAATCAATGGGTTAATGTCCCTCCCGTGCATGGAGCACTTGTTGTAAACATTGGAGATATTCTACAG CTTATGACAAATGACATGTTCATCAGTGTTTATCACCGGGTGTTGTTGAGGAATATAGGGCCTAGAGTATCTGTAGCAAGTTTCTTTATGAATTTTACTATATCTGAGTGCACGTCGAAGATTTATGGTCCAATAAAGGAGTTGTTATCAGAAGAAAACCCTCCAGTCTATAGGGATGTTACTATGAAAGAAATCTTGACAAATTATTATGCAAAAGGCATTGATGGGAACTTACTTGCAACCTTTAAGGTtgtgaaagaaaatataagGTATTGGATAGGTTCCCCCTGA